From bacterium:
ATTTTCCCGAGGAGTGATAAGGCTTCTACTGTAAGAGATATGTTTATAGAAAAAGCCGAAAATCTTTCAATAAATATCTTTTCCCAAACATCGACAAAAAAAATAATAAAAAAAGAAAATAAATTTATTGTTCAGATGGAAAATTTTACTAAAGAATATGACAGTGTAATAATCGCAACAGGTGGAAGTTCTAAAGACTTCCAAAACAGCGGTTATAATTTGGCTAAAAGCCTTGGACACAGTATAACTGAGCTAAGACCATCGCTTACAGCCTTGCGAACAAAAGAAAATTTTGTGCAGAAACTGGCAGGAGTTTCTGTCAAAAATGCTGAAATTTCCTCTTTTTTCAATAATAAACAGGTTACAAAATTTAAAGGTGATTTTGTCTTTACGCATAAAGGCATTTCCGGTCCGTTGATTTTTAAAACTTCGGCGTATTGTGCCTATTTTGATTATTCAAAAATTAATCCGTTATTGATAAAAATAAACTTTTTACCTGATTTGGTCAAAGACAATCTTGAAAAAGAGCTTTTATCGGAACTCAACTCAAATCCCCATAAAAGTTTAGATAACCTGTTAAAAAAATATCTTCCGAAGTCATTGATAGATGCGCTTTTGGAAGAATCAAACCTTGATAAAAATAAAAAAGGCAGTCAAATTACAAAAGAAGACAGGAAAAAAATCCTTAAAATTCTCACAGAAACAGAATTAACCGTAATATCTACCGAGCCTGAGGGCGAAATAGTTACAGCTGGAGGAGTTTGTCTTAAAGAAATTAATCCTAAGACTATGGAATCAAAATTTATTAAAGGTCTTTATTTCTGCGGAGAAGTTATGGACATAGACGGGCTTACGGGAGGATTTAATCTTCAGGGGTGTTGGACTACAGGCTTTATCGCAGGAATTAGCGTTATTGAATTTTAAAAGTGTTTTTTGAAATCCTAATATTGCCGAAAACACAACAAATCAATACTTTCAGCTTTATTAACCATGTTAGCATAGTGGGATGTTAAACTTCTTTCATTACCTGAATTGAACGAGTTTTTGCAAGAAATGGCAGATGCTCTTCGGTAATTCTTTCTCCGGGGACAAGAACAGGTATTCCGGGAGGACAAATAGCTATAACTTCCGCAGAAACTCTGCCAATGCTTTCTTCCGGCAAAATCTTTTCTTTCGGGCTGATATAAGCTTTTCTTGGAGTGCAGACAATTTCAGGGACATTAAGCGGCATATATTTTATATGCTCAAGATAAGTTATATCCGAATAATTTATTTTTACAATCTTTTTAATGGCGTCACAGAATGAATACAGCTCTTCTGACGTGTTTCCGATGTTTGAAAGAGCCAGAATTCCTTCATCTGTGGCAGCTTCTATAGTTATGTTGTAGTCCATTTCAAGAAGACTTTCCAGCCTTTTTCCGCTTAATCCGTCAATCTTGATGTAAATTTTTGTCGGATCTACTTGGTAAGCATCTTCTGACGAAAGACATTTTACTCCCGGTATGCAAGTAAGTATTTTTCTTGCTTCTTCAGCATTTTTAACGGCTTTATCGATTTTTTCCTGTCCGTATTTAGAAGACAAAAAAGCTCTTGCAGCATCAAGACTTGCTAAAAGCATATAAGAAGGACTTGTGGATTGAAGCATGCTAAGATTTGCTTCAATTTCTTCAATATTTATTTTGCTGTTTTTGCCAATATGAAGGATTGAACTTTGGGAAAAACTTCCGCCTGTTTTATGCAAAGAATGGACAACAGCATCAGCTCCGCATTCAAGAGCAGGTTTCGGGAATTTATCGTTGAATTTCCAAAGACAACCGTGAGCTTCATCGACAAGAAGCATTACGTTTCTTTGTTTACAAACTTTAGAAATAGACTCAACATCGCTTACAATGCCTTCGTAAGTCGGATTATTAATCCATACAACACCTGCGTCAGGGTTTTTGTCAAGCAAAGAGTCAATGTTTTCAGCAGTTACTGCTCCCCAGATACCCCAATTTTCGAGTTTATCAGGGATTGCCCAAACCGGATCTGCACCTGCCAGAGTTAAACCGCTTATAACTGATCTATGACAGTTTCTGCCTATAATAATCTTTTTATTTTCTTTAGCTACCGTAAGAGCAAGTGCAATATTTCCAATAGTGGAACCGTTTATAAGAAAAAATGCTCTTTCTGATCCAAAAGCTTCTGCTGTAAGTATTTGAGCTTTTGCAATAGGGCCTTCAGCAGGATGTAATTTGCCTAAACCGTTAAATTCATCGGTTGTATCCAAATCTATTATTTTTTGACCCAAAAGATCTTTAAATTTCGGGAAAACGCCTTCACCTCTGGCGTGTCCAGGAATATGCAAAGGAATAGTCGGATTTTTGATTACGTTTTCTAATGCATCCAAAATAGGAGTTTCAATGCTTTTCAAATCTCGAGCTCTGGCTTTTTCAGCCAAAGTAATGCTATTTATAAATTCAGCGTCCTGCTGTTTAAATTCAGTGTTAATTTGAGACGCTAAGTGTCCTTTATGAACTTGAGATGAGAGCTTAATCTCATCGGAACTCTTTTTTGCCAACTATTTGCTCCTTTTAATCGCATAAAAAACCTTTATCTTGTTGGGACCTACATGTTATTAACATTAAATTAGCTACATAGACATTATACTACATAGAATCTTAGTTATTATTTATACTTTATTAACTATTATATTGCAATATATTTTTTCTATTATTTTTTATGTTATTTAGAAAGTTGCCAATATAAGTCAGACTTGGACAAAACTCTTTATTAATGAAACTTAAAATTAGCTGCAAAAATAATAAACACCCTGAAAATAAATGAGATTTAAAAGACATAAAAATATCGTTGGATTATTTTTTAATAATCCAACGATATTAACTAAGTTTTTCTTATGATATTTTAGACGTTGCTTTTGATTTTTGATTGTTCAAGCTGAATAGTTTCTGTTGTAATATCGGCAACCTCGCTAGGTCCAAAGTATTGGACAGGTCCCGGGTATAAATAACAATCTTCAATCGCCCATGCTTGCCTGTTTGTCTGAAGTTTTTTAAACGGTATTCCGTTTAATTCAACAAGCGCTTTTTTAATTACCGGCTTGAATTTGCCATGACGTTTTTCCATATTCATCATGGAAGTTAAAGGGATACCGCCTGCAATCCATTGTTCGGCAGGAGCCGTAAGATTTTTCACTGACGAGATATATCCGCTTAAATCAAATTTAACAAGAGCAAAAGCGTTGTATCCGAGTGAATAACAATAATCAGCATCAAAATTGGAAGGGGCTGCGCATCTTCCTTCATAACCGAAGAAATGAGCCTGTGTTGAGAATTTTCCTTTATAAGTTCCGGCTTTTTTCATTTTAGCCAGTTTTATTTCAACCATTTCTATTAAAAGTTTTTCAGTCTCAATTCTTGAAACCTGAACGTTACCGTGAGGATCTCTGTCAAGTAAAAGCTGAATCTGTATATCTGTCGGAAGAGTAGAGAAAACTTCGCTGTTTTCTTCTTCCAGCCTTCCTTTTACAAATGCTATTTTTTGATCCCACCCGTTAAGCGTTGTATAAACTTCATCTTTTTCAATATGAGCAAGGGCATCATTGAGGTTGGAAATTAATGATTTCATTTCGGGTACAAATTCAATTAAGCCTTCAGGGATAAGCGTAACGCCAAAGTTCATGCCGTTTTCTGCTCTTTTTGCAACAATATCACAGATATCATCAACAATTTCGCTTAAAGAAGTTTTATTTTGTTCAATTTCTTCAGAAATTATAGTAATGTTCGGCTGGGTTTTGAGAGCGCATTCAAGAGCTATATGAGAAGCGCTTCTGCCCATTAATTTAATAAAATGCCAGTATTTTTTAGCGGAATTAGCATCTCGTTGGATGTTTCCAATTAATTCGGAATAAACTTTTGTTGCTGTATCAAAACCGAAAGATGTTTCGATAGCTTCGTTTTTAAGGTCGCCGTCAATGGTTTTAGGGACACCGATTACTTGAATGCCTGCATTTTGCTTTTTGAAAAATTCGCCAAGCATTGCTGCGTTTGTATTTGAGTCATCGCCTCCTATTACTACAACAGCCGAAATGCCCAGTTTTTTGCAGGTTTCCCATGTCTTCATGAAATGTTCTTCGCTTTCCAACTTGGTTCTTCCTGAGCCGATAATATCAAAACCACCGGTATTTCTGTATTCATCAATATAATCAAAAGTGAATTCTATGTATTTCCCTTCCATAATTCCTGAAGGACCGCCTAAAAATCCGTAAAGTTTATTGCTTGAATCAGATTCTTTAAGCGCATCAAAAAGCCCTGCGATAACATTATGACCGCCAGGTGCCTGACCTCCCGATAAAATTACTCCCGCATTAATTGTTTTATTCTCTAAGTTACTCTGACCTGCTTTAAAAGTTACGACAGGATTGCCGTAAAGGTTGGGAAAAATCTCCTTAATGTCTTCCATATCAGCTTCCGCTGTAGTTAGAGCACCATTTTGACGACTCAGGCTGTTAATTCCCTGTTTTAAAGATGCAGGAAGTTTCGGTTTATACTCGCTTCTTACTTTTTCAAGAGCAGAAATGTATTTTTTCATTTTTGATTTACCTCATAGCTTTTTACTTAGCATATTTATACCATGAGGCTTTTTTATACTCAACTCATTGATTTTGCTTTTTTAATTTTCATATTCATCAGATACATGTTTTTTATTGCGGAAATTAGTTGAAGTTTAATCTCTGTAGGATTCATAGAGGTACTGCCGGAAGTACATTGAGAAGAATAAGCGCCGAAAAAACTTTTCCATCCCTGAAGACTGTTTGTTGCATCTGACTTTGCATCTATAAGCAGGTCAATTATTTCAGTATTGTTTGTATTTGTAATTTTAATATTGTCAATATCTTTCTGGGCAGAATTGCAAGCCTGTTGAGCATCATAAATAAGTTTGCATTGATCTTCTTTATACTTGATTGTCTTAGAAAAAGCCTTGTCATAAGCATCAAAACAGGGCCTGGTTTTTTCAATCAAACTTTGTTCAATAACATAAAAAGAAATATTATCTTCTTTTTTAGGGTTAATAGTATTATCTACAGGGGCTAATAACAAGCATAAATATGAAATACAAAACCAGCTTATTCCTACAGAAAGCGTTGTAAAAATAAGACAACCCGATTTAAATCCGCCGAGTTTGTTTTTAAGAAGTTTGTAGATTAACGGAATAAGCAGGATTAAAACCAAAATTAACAGCAAAAAACCTGCCCAATAAATTGAATAATAAAAACACCAGATTGAGCCGATAAGTAGTTGAATTCCGTAAATATATTTTAAATAACGCATGGTTTTTTCTTCTTTTAACTTAAAATATTGTACGATTTTACGCCTGTATTGTCATGCTTAACTTGTTTTTCCGTATGATAATATTAATAAACTTTGAGATTTTATGCTAAAATTTAGCACATAAATAAATTTATGAAGGAATATAAAGATGATAATCGTAATGGAGCCGATAGCTACAGAAGAAGATATACAGCGCGTAGTAAAGAAAATGGAAAGCCTTGATTTTAAAATAATCTTGAATAGAGGCGAAGTAATGACAGTTGTTGCCGCTATAGGAGATAAAAGGCTTATAGATCCTGCTACTATAGCATCTATGGAATCAGTAAGAGAAGTTAAACTTATTCAAGAGCCGTTTAAACTTGCCAGCAGAGAAAGCCAGAGGGCAGATACTGTAATCGATTTAGGGTTTGGGGTAAGAATAGGCGGAAATAATCCCCCTGTTATTATGGCTGGTCCGTGCAGCGTGGAAGACAACAAAGAAGGGCTTCTGAAAACAGCTCATTCTGTAAAAGCAGCCGGAGCAAAAGTGTTAAGAGGCGGAGCTTTTAAACCCAGAACAAGTCCTTATGATTTTCAGGGTCTGGAAGAATTGGGTCTTAAATACCTTGCAGAAGCCAGAGAAAAAACAGGTTTACTTGTCGCAACAGAAGTTATGGACAGTCAGGATGTGGAATTAGTTGCAGATTATGCCGATATTGTTCAAATTGGCGCAAGAAATATGCAAAACTTTAAGCTTTTAAAAGCTGTAGGAAAGATAACAAAGCCGGTAATTCTTAAAAGAGGCTCTTCTGCAACAGTAAGAGAGTTTTTACTCGCAGCTGAGCATATAATGTACCACGGAAACCCTGACGTCATTCTTTGTGAAAGAGGTATAATGGGTGTGGATACGCATTTTACAAGAAATACTCTTGATCTTTTAGCAGTTCCGGTTATCAAAAAATATTCGCATCTCCCAGTAATAATTGATCCGAGTCATGGAACAGGCAGAAGATATTTGATTTCCCCCGCTTCAAAAGCCGCTCTTGTTATAGGCACAAACGGTTTGATGATAGAAGTCCATCATGATCCTGATAATGCTTACTCGGACGGAGCGCAGAGCTTAACGCTAGAGCAGTTTGCCGGTATGATGCAGGAACTTAAAGAACTTGAAAACGTCATTTATAAAACGCAGAGTATAAAATAAAATTATGAAATATATATCTATTTTAGACATAATCGGTCCCACAATGATTGGTCCTTCGAGTTCTCACACCGCAGGAGCGATTAGGTTGGCGCTTCTTGCCAGAAATATTTACGGTAAAAAGCCCGGATGGGTTAAATTTACTTTGTATAATTCTTTTGCAAAAACAGGAAAAGGTCATGGAACTGACAAAGCCTTAATTGCAGGAATTTTGGGGTTCAAAGTGGATGATCCTAAAATAAAGAATTCCTATGAATTTGCCAAAGAAGAATCAATTCTCATTGAATTTGAAACAAAAAATGATCCTGACAGACACCCTAATTCTGTGGATTTTACTTTTTATAACGAAACCAATATGTTCGTTTCAGGCAAGTCTCTCGGTGCAGGGGAGGTTGAAATTGATAATATAAAAGGATTTAAGGCAAATATTAGAGGAGATTTACCGACTTTATTTATAATCCATAAAGATAAACCGGGTATGTTGTCAAAAGTCACAGAGTTTTTGCAAGAAGCAAATGTTAATATTGCCACGCTTCACTGCGAAAGAAATGAAAAAGGAAAAGAAGCAGCAATGACTATATGTCTTGATTCAATGCCTTTAAAGGAAACAATAAAAGAAATCGAAAACATAGAAGGTGTTTACATAGTCAGAAGCATAAATGTAATCGAAAAATAGTAACAGGTCAGCCCATAATTCTGAATCTGCAAGGCAGGTGAAAGAATAACAAGATTTTGAAAAATAAGGAAAATAATGAAAAATATTGAAAACTTTCAGGAATTAATTGATATAACCAGAAATAAAAAATCAATATCTCTTGTATTTCAAGAGTTGGAGTCTTTTATGCTCGAAAAAGAAATCTCTGAACTCAGAAAAATTATGGCAAACCATCTTGAAAATATGAAAGATGCCATAAAACAGGGTTTAAAATCTCCGCAGCTTTCTGAGAGCGGAATGTCGGGAATGGATTCTCATAAAATTTTAACAAGATATGATGAGCAATCAGGCAGACTGCCATGCAATAAGCTTTTTGGGAAAATAATCAGCTATGCTATAGCAACAATGGAAGAAAATCAGAGAATGGGCAGAGTTGTTGCCTGTCCTACAGCAGGATCATGCGGAGTCGTCCCTGCAATAATAGCAGCCTATTCGGAAGAAATGAATATAGAACTTGAAAAGCAAATTGATTCGATGTTTATAGCAGGCGGAATAGGAAAAATTATTGCCCAGAGAATGCCTCTTGCCGGAGCTGTAGCTGG
This genomic window contains:
- a CDS encoding NAD(P)/FAD-dependent oxidoreductase; the encoded protein is MTKNVAIIGGGPAGFMAALTAFENSSNDLHIDVFEKIIPLKTILCTGNGRCNLSNEIYDYKELASNYPRGEKFLYSAFSRFGVKDTLDWLNRHGVETYVQEDKRIFPRSDKASTVRDMFIEKAENLSINIFSQTSTKKIIKKENKFIVQMENFTKEYDSVIIATGGSSKDFQNSGYNLAKSLGHSITELRPSLTALRTKENFVQKLAGVSVKNAEISSFFNNKQVTKFKGDFVFTHKGISGPLIFKTSAYCAYFDYSKINPLLIKINFLPDLVKDNLEKELLSELNSNPHKSLDNLLKKYLPKSLIDALLEESNLDKNKKGSQITKEDRKKILKILTETELTVISTEPEGEIVTAGGVCLKEINPKTMESKFIKGLYFCGEVMDIDGLTGGFNLQGCWTTGFIAGISVIEF
- a CDS encoding aminotransferase class I/II-fold pyridoxal phosphate-dependent enzyme, whose product is MAKKSSDEIKLSSQVHKGHLASQINTEFKQQDAEFINSITLAEKARARDLKSIETPILDALENVIKNPTIPLHIPGHARGEGVFPKFKDLLGQKIIDLDTTDEFNGLGKLHPAEGPIAKAQILTAEAFGSERAFFLINGSTIGNIALALTVAKENKKIIIGRNCHRSVISGLTLAGADPVWAIPDKLENWGIWGAVTAENIDSLLDKNPDAGVVWINNPTYEGIVSDVESISKVCKQRNVMLLVDEAHGCLWKFNDKFPKPALECGADAVVHSLHKTGGSFSQSSILHIGKNSKINIEEIEANLSMLQSTSPSYMLLASLDAARAFLSSKYGQEKIDKAVKNAEEARKILTCIPGVKCLSSEDAYQVDPTKIYIKIDGLSGKRLESLLEMDYNITIEAATDEGILALSNIGNTSEELYSFCDAIKKIVKINYSDITYLEHIKYMPLNVPEIVCTPRKAYISPKEKILPEESIGRVSAEVIAICPPGIPVLVPGERITEEHLPFLAKTRSIQVMKEV
- a CDS encoding diphosphate--fructose-6-phosphate 1-phosphotransferase; protein product: MKKYISALEKVRSEYKPKLPASLKQGINSLSRQNGALTTAEADMEDIKEIFPNLYGNPVVTFKAGQSNLENKTINAGVILSGGQAPGGHNVIAGLFDALKESDSSNKLYGFLGGPSGIMEGKYIEFTFDYIDEYRNTGGFDIIGSGRTKLESEEHFMKTWETCKKLGISAVVVIGGDDSNTNAAMLGEFFKKQNAGIQVIGVPKTIDGDLKNEAIETSFGFDTATKVYSELIGNIQRDANSAKKYWHFIKLMGRSASHIALECALKTQPNITIISEEIEQNKTSLSEIVDDICDIVAKRAENGMNFGVTLIPEGLIEFVPEMKSLISNLNDALAHIEKDEVYTTLNGWDQKIAFVKGRLEEENSEVFSTLPTDIQIQLLLDRDPHGNVQVSRIETEKLLIEMVEIKLAKMKKAGTYKGKFSTQAHFFGYEGRCAAPSNFDADYCYSLGYNAFALVKFDLSGYISSVKNLTAPAEQWIAGGIPLTSMMNMEKRHGKFKPVIKKALVELNGIPFKKLQTNRQAWAIEDCYLYPGPVQYFGPSEVADITTETIQLEQSKIKSNV
- the aroF gene encoding 3-deoxy-7-phosphoheptulonate synthase — encoded protein: MIIVMEPIATEEDIQRVVKKMESLDFKIILNRGEVMTVVAAIGDKRLIDPATIASMESVREVKLIQEPFKLASRESQRADTVIDLGFGVRIGGNNPPVIMAGPCSVEDNKEGLLKTAHSVKAAGAKVLRGGAFKPRTSPYDFQGLEELGLKYLAEAREKTGLLVATEVMDSQDVELVADYADIVQIGARNMQNFKLLKAVGKITKPVILKRGSSATVREFLLAAEHIMYHGNPDVILCERGIMGVDTHFTRNTLDLLAVPVIKKYSHLPVIIDPSHGTGRRYLISPASKAALVIGTNGLMIEVHHDPDNAYSDGAQSLTLEQFAGMMQELKELENVIYKTQSIK
- the sdaAB gene encoding L-serine ammonia-lyase, iron-sulfur-dependent subunit beta; this encodes MKYISILDIIGPTMIGPSSSHTAGAIRLALLARNIYGKKPGWVKFTLYNSFAKTGKGHGTDKALIAGILGFKVDDPKIKNSYEFAKEESILIEFETKNDPDRHPNSVDFTFYNETNMFVSGKSLGAGEVEIDNIKGFKANIRGDLPTLFIIHKDKPGMLSKVTEFLQEANVNIATLHCERNEKGKEAAMTICLDSMPLKETIKEIENIEGVYIVRSINVIEK
- the sdaAA gene encoding L-serine ammonia-lyase, iron-sulfur-dependent, subunit alpha — translated: MKNIENFQELIDITRNKKSISLVFQELESFMLEKEISELRKIMANHLENMKDAIKQGLKSPQLSESGMSGMDSHKILTRYDEQSGRLPCNKLFGKIISYAIATMEENQRMGRVVACPTAGSCGVVPAIIAAYSEEMNIELEKQIDSMFIAGGIGKIIAQRMPLAGAVAGCQAEGGVASAMAAAAIVNMMGGNNNQVINAAALALKNIMGLACDPIAGLVEVPCIKRNAFLSIHAVTASEMALSGIESYVPIDEVVDAMIQVGKLMSPLIKETGEGGLAVTKTALELNKKLANLWDY